One region of Chitinophaga varians genomic DNA includes:
- a CDS encoding CusA/CzcA family heavy metal efflux RND transporter has translation MLNSIIHFSIKNKLIIGLFMLALIGWGTYSVTQLPIDAVPDITNNQVLVISSAPSLGAPDVERLITVPIEQATRNIPGIIEQRSFSRFGLSLVTIVFNDQTDVYWARQQVSERLIQVRQQIPPGITEPELGPVTTGLGEVFQYVVKPKPGYEGKYDLTTLRDIQDWTVRRQLLSTEGVADVSSFGGTVKQYEVAVNPDKLKSYQITISDVFRALQENNQNTGGAYIEKGPNVLFIRSEGLVQGQEDIGNIAVKRINNGIPVLIRDVATVKIGTAIRYGAMVFNGESEVSGAVVMMLKGENSNKVIKNIKDKIAAIEKTLPEGVAIEAFLDRTKMVDNAISTVERNLLEGAAIVILVLVIFMGNIRAGLIVASVIPLAMLFALIMMNLFGVSGNLMSLGALDFGLLVDGAVIIIEAVMHKLTRGATLSGVKQLTQEQMDEEVESSAKTMMNSAAFGQVIILIVYLPILSLQGIEGKMFRPMAETVSFAILGACLLSLTYVPMMGALFLNKKLSHKESFADKMMTRIKRIYDPLLQKTLRIPMLIVSVAVALLIVAAFILSRMGGEFIPQLEEGDFAVDTRLLTGSSLTTTIKGTSQAAQVLRKQFPEVEKVVIKIGSGEIPTDPMPMDAADLMVILKPKHQWTSASSFPELAGKMSKALEAVPGINTGFQFPVQMRFNELMTGARQDVVCKIFGDDLDSLAAYADKIGAVIGTVKGAKDLYVETVTGIPQLVVNYNREAIARYGASVSDVNNTIQAAYAGAAAGLVFENDRRYDLVVRMDDQQKQDIDEISNLQVGLPNGEQVPLHVLADISIQDGPYQIQREDARRRITVGFNVRGRDVQSIVKELQSKVGKQIKLPTGYYITYGGQYENLQHATKRLSIALPVALLLIFLMLFFAFRKLKYCLLIFSAIPLSAIGGVFTLWLRGMPFSISAGIGFIALFGVAVLNGIVLIGEMNQLKISGMTNIRQIIVQATHDRLRPVLMTATVASLGFLPMALSTGAGAEVQRPLATVVIGGLITATMLTLVVLPALFLLFEEGWKKPKPAALMILLLVAAPSLLKAQDARPLTLQQALQTAQQQNLQLKLNQQQAAYYEAITRSSTDLPKTSLAAELGSVNSAMFDNKFTISQGFSFPAVYKRQRQVYEGEWQQAKLQTALQQAEVARLVKLAYLQLQYLKAKKTLLQKTDSILSSYSRVAKIRYDNGESNLLEKATLDNQSQQARIQLDMIQSDQKTAVTQLGMLLHETTANIDPVDSLSGAVVLFDSTTLQQHPFLRAYQQQQQVSNSRTQLEKAKLLPDWNLGYVNQSFIGWQSDKNQAERYYGGGHRFSAAQIGIGIPIFASAQKARIRAAQQMQASAATATELATVQLRTQLEQNWNDYQKYQQAIRYYQQSALKQSDIIIQTANISYKNGEIGYIEWSTLISNAIALQSQYIDVLKELNTRKTELEYLLQFNQQ, from the coding sequence TTGTTAAACAGCATTATCCATTTTTCCATTAAAAACAAACTGATCATCGGTTTGTTTATGCTGGCGCTGATTGGATGGGGAACCTATTCCGTTACCCAACTGCCTATCGACGCGGTGCCCGACATCACCAACAACCAGGTACTGGTCATCTCTTCCGCCCCAAGCCTGGGAGCACCGGACGTGGAACGTCTTATCACCGTTCCCATTGAACAGGCCACCCGTAATATTCCCGGTATTATCGAACAACGCAGCTTCTCCCGCTTTGGATTGAGCCTTGTCACCATCGTCTTCAATGACCAGACAGATGTTTACTGGGCCAGGCAACAGGTGAGCGAGCGATTGATACAGGTACGCCAGCAAATACCACCAGGCATTACTGAACCGGAACTGGGGCCTGTTACCACCGGCCTCGGCGAAGTGTTCCAATATGTCGTAAAGCCCAAGCCCGGCTACGAAGGCAAATACGACCTCACCACCCTGCGCGATATACAGGACTGGACCGTGCGGCGCCAGCTCCTCAGCACCGAAGGTGTGGCCGATGTCAGCTCATTTGGCGGTACGGTCAAACAATATGAGGTGGCCGTCAACCCCGACAAACTGAAAAGTTACCAGATCACTATCTCCGATGTGTTCCGCGCCCTGCAGGAAAACAACCAGAACACCGGTGGCGCCTACATCGAAAAAGGGCCCAACGTACTGTTTATCCGCAGTGAAGGCCTTGTTCAGGGACAGGAGGATATCGGTAATATCGCTGTAAAAAGGATCAACAACGGTATCCCTGTCCTCATCCGCGATGTGGCCACCGTGAAAATAGGCACTGCTATCCGTTACGGCGCCATGGTGTTCAACGGCGAAAGTGAAGTGTCCGGCGCGGTAGTGATGATGCTGAAAGGGGAAAACAGCAATAAAGTCATCAAGAATATCAAAGACAAGATTGCCGCCATCGAAAAAACACTGCCGGAAGGCGTGGCCATCGAGGCCTTCCTCGACCGTACCAAGATGGTGGACAACGCCATCTCCACGGTAGAACGCAACCTGCTGGAAGGCGCCGCCATCGTGATCCTGGTATTGGTGATCTTCATGGGCAATATCCGCGCAGGCCTCATCGTGGCCTCTGTGATACCGCTGGCCATGCTGTTCGCCCTCATCATGATGAACCTGTTCGGCGTAAGCGGTAACCTGATGAGCCTCGGCGCGCTGGACTTCGGCCTGCTGGTTGATGGCGCGGTGATCATCATCGAAGCGGTGATGCACAAGCTCACACGTGGCGCCACGCTCAGCGGCGTAAAACAACTTACGCAGGAACAGATGGACGAAGAAGTGGAGTCTTCCGCCAAAACCATGATGAACAGCGCCGCTTTCGGCCAGGTGATCATCCTGATCGTATACCTGCCCATCCTCTCGCTGCAGGGCATCGAAGGCAAGATGTTCCGCCCCATGGCAGAAACCGTGTCCTTCGCTATCCTCGGTGCCTGCCTGCTGTCACTCACCTACGTACCTATGATGGGCGCGCTTTTCCTCAACAAAAAACTCAGCCATAAGGAAAGCTTCGCAGATAAAATGATGACGCGCATCAAACGTATCTACGATCCGCTGTTGCAGAAAACACTGCGTATCCCGATGCTGATCGTTAGCGTGGCGGTAGCGCTCCTGATCGTGGCAGCGTTTATCCTTTCCCGTATGGGCGGGGAATTTATCCCGCAACTGGAAGAGGGTGATTTTGCGGTAGACACCCGGCTACTGACCGGCTCTTCCCTCACCACCACGATAAAAGGCACCAGCCAGGCCGCACAGGTGCTGCGTAAGCAGTTCCCTGAAGTGGAAAAAGTAGTGATCAAAATCGGTTCCGGTGAAATACCCACCGATCCCATGCCGATGGACGCAGCAGACCTTATGGTGATCCTCAAGCCCAAACATCAGTGGACCAGCGCCTCTTCCTTCCCTGAGCTGGCCGGTAAAATGAGCAAGGCGCTGGAAGCAGTACCGGGTATCAATACCGGCTTCCAGTTCCCGGTACAAATGCGTTTTAATGAACTGATGACCGGCGCCCGCCAGGACGTGGTCTGTAAAATATTCGGCGATGATCTCGATTCCCTTGCTGCCTATGCCGATAAGATCGGCGCTGTGATCGGTACGGTAAAAGGCGCGAAAGATCTTTATGTGGAAACCGTGACCGGCATCCCGCAGCTGGTGGTCAACTATAACCGCGAAGCCATTGCCCGCTACGGCGCTTCTGTCAGCGATGTCAACAACACCATACAGGCCGCCTACGCCGGCGCCGCCGCAGGACTGGTATTTGAAAACGACCGGCGGTACGACCTCGTGGTACGTATGGACGATCAGCAGAAACAGGACATCGACGAAATCAGTAACCTCCAGGTGGGATTGCCTAACGGGGAACAGGTGCCGCTGCATGTACTCGCTGATATCAGCATCCAGGACGGCCCTTACCAGATACAACGTGAAGATGCCCGCCGCAGGATCACCGTCGGCTTCAACGTGCGCGGCCGCGACGTACAGAGCATCGTAAAAGAACTGCAATCCAAAGTAGGCAAACAGATCAAACTGCCTACCGGCTATTATATCACCTACGGCGGACAATACGAGAACCTGCAGCATGCCACCAAAAGACTCAGTATAGCCTTGCCCGTTGCCCTGCTGCTGATATTCCTCATGTTGTTTTTTGCCTTCCGTAAATTAAAATACTGCCTGCTGATATTTTCCGCCATCCCGCTGTCCGCTATCGGCGGCGTATTCACGCTGTGGCTGCGGGGCATGCCTTTCAGCATCTCTGCGGGCATCGGTTTCATCGCGTTGTTTGGCGTGGCAGTATTAAACGGGATTGTATTAATCGGAGAAATGAACCAACTAAAAATCAGTGGTATGACCAATATCCGGCAGATTATCGTACAGGCCACCCACGACCGGTTGAGGCCCGTACTGATGACCGCCACCGTGGCCTCCCTTGGCTTCCTGCCCATGGCCCTCAGCACCGGCGCCGGCGCGGAAGTGCAACGCCCGCTGGCCACCGTCGTGATCGGCGGACTGATCACCGCTACCATGCTTACGCTGGTAGTGCTTCCCGCCCTCTTTTTATTATTTGAAGAAGGATGGAAAAAACCGAAACCGGCTGCCCTGATGATACTCCTGCTGGTAGCAGCCCCCTCTTTGCTGAAAGCACAGGATGCCCGTCCGCTGACGTTACAACAGGCCCTTCAGACCGCGCAGCAACAGAACCTGCAACTGAAGCTCAACCAGCAACAGGCGGCCTATTATGAAGCCATCACGCGCAGCAGCACTGATCTGCCCAAAACCTCGCTGGCGGCTGAATTGGGAAGCGTCAACAGCGCCATGTTCGATAATAAATTCACGATATCGCAGGGCTTCTCTTTCCCTGCTGTCTACAAACGGCAACGACAGGTATACGAAGGCGAATGGCAACAGGCCAAACTGCAGACAGCACTGCAACAGGCAGAAGTAGCACGCCTCGTAAAACTGGCCTATCTTCAGTTGCAATACCTGAAAGCCAAGAAAACATTATTGCAAAAAACAGACAGTATCCTCTCCAGTTATTCCAGGGTCGCCAAAATCCGCTACGACAACGGCGAAAGCAATCTCCTGGAAAAAGCGACGCTCGATAACCAGTCACAACAGGCCCGCATACAACTGGACATGATACAGTCTGACCAAAAAACCGCCGTCACCCAGCTGGGCATGCTGCTGCATGAAACCACGGCCAACATCGATCCGGTGGACAGCCTCTCCGGCGCCGTGGTACTGTTTGACAGCACCACGCTGCAACAACACCCTTTCCTGCGCGCCTATCAGCAACAACAGCAAGTCAGCAACAGCAGAACACAACTGGAAAAAGCCAAACTGCTGCCCGACTGGAACCTCGGCTACGTGAACCAGTCCTTTATCGGATGGCAGTCAGACAAAAACCAGGCAGAACGCTACTACGGCGGCGGGCACCGCTTCTCTGCCGCACAGATAGGTATTGGCATTCCTATCTTCGCGTCGGCGCAGAAAGCCCGTATCAGGGCAGCGCAACAAATGCAGGCCAGCGCCGCTACCGCCACAGAACTGGCTACCGTACAGCTGCGCACACAACTGGAACAAAACTGGAACGACTATCAGAAATACCAGCAGGCGATCCGCTACTATCAGCAATCGGCCCTGAAACAATCCGATATCATCATCCAAACAGCCAATATCAGCTATAAAAACGGCGAAATAGGGTACATCGAATGGAGCACCCTCATTAGCAATGCCATCGCCCTGCAAAGCCAGTATATCGATGTTTTGAAGGAACTGAACACCCGGAAAACTGAACTGGAATATTTATTACAATTCAATCAGCAATAG
- a CDS encoding VIT1/CCC1 transporter family protein: MTHQEKHFTGSELLRDIVIGMSDGLTVPFALAAGLSGTVKDVNLIVIAGLAEIAAGSIAMGLGGYLAGKTEQDHYNSELKREYEEIEAVPEKEREEVETFFAELGLSRELQQKAAAELITDKDRWADFMMKYELGLEKPDARRATKSALNIGMSYIVGGLIPLMPYFFVNDGLEGLKISAVITIICLFVFGYFKSRLTGLNPLLGGVRVAVIGTIAAGCAFAIARLIGG, translated from the coding sequence ATGACACACCAGGAAAAACATTTCACCGGCTCTGAGTTGTTACGTGACATCGTGATCGGCATGTCCGACGGACTGACAGTACCTTTTGCCCTGGCAGCGGGCCTCAGCGGCACGGTGAAGGATGTGAACCTCATTGTGATCGCCGGACTGGCGGAAATAGCGGCAGGCTCCATTGCCATGGGCCTGGGAGGGTACCTGGCCGGTAAAACGGAGCAGGACCACTACAACAGTGAACTAAAACGGGAATATGAAGAAATAGAAGCCGTTCCCGAAAAAGAAAGAGAGGAGGTGGAAACGTTTTTCGCAGAACTGGGCCTCAGCCGGGAACTACAGCAGAAAGCTGCCGCGGAACTGATCACCGACAAAGACCGCTGGGCCGATTTTATGATGAAGTATGAACTGGGGCTGGAAAAACCGGACGCACGCAGGGCTACTAAAAGCGCGCTCAATATCGGTATGTCCTACATCGTAGGCGGACTGATACCACTGATGCCCTATTTCTTTGTCAACGACGGCCTGGAAGGGTTGAAGATCTCCGCGGTGATCACCATCATATGCCTTTTTGTTTTCGGCTATTTCAAGAGCCGCCTCACCGGGTTGAATCCCCTGCTCGGCGGCGTTCGTGTAGCCGTTATCGGTACCATTGCTGCGGGCTGTGCCTTTGCCATTGCCCGATTGATTGGCGGATAA
- a CDS encoding ADP-ribosylglycohydrolase family protein, with protein MKTHVILLLACLAGCLGLAAQTPKTITLPKKTLQDKIKGGWAGQTIGVTFGGPYEFRYNGTFIQDYQPLEWHKGYVKEVMDSFPGLYDDLYMDLTFVDVMERHGLDAPADSFAQAFAHAGYVLWHANQAARYNILNGIRPPASGHWQHNMHADCIDYQIEADYAGLMSPGMPNAASRISHKIGHIMNYGNGWYGGVYVGAMYAQAFVSNDIKQIVRDALRVIPARSKFYQCMSDVIRWHRQYPDDWHRTWFELQKKWSSDVSCPDAIFNPVNIDATINCAYVIMGLLYGNGDYAKTLEVSTRAGQDADCNPSTAGGILGTMLGYEKIPQKWKDGLAGAEDIDFKYTTISLNKTYDISYRHALENIKRNGGKEQDDNVIIPLQTPEAVAFEESFPGLLPTDKKEFHVNGNEITLTIEGNGFVLGGYAAKKREVADHVITATVSIDGQVTDTIRMPTNYQLRKDEICHRLDLPAGKHIIKIQVTNPHPDYELRTGYYVTFLRK; from the coding sequence ATGAAAACACATGTTATACTGTTATTGGCATGCCTGGCGGGCTGCCTTGGCCTGGCGGCCCAAACACCCAAAACAATTACTTTACCGAAAAAAACACTACAGGATAAGATCAAGGGCGGATGGGCCGGACAAACCATCGGCGTTACCTTCGGAGGCCCCTATGAATTCCGGTACAACGGCACCTTTATCCAGGACTACCAACCGCTGGAATGGCACAAAGGCTACGTAAAGGAAGTGATGGACAGCTTCCCCGGCCTGTATGATGACCTGTACATGGACCTCACCTTCGTAGATGTGATGGAGCGCCACGGCCTCGATGCACCGGCCGACTCCTTCGCACAGGCGTTTGCCCATGCAGGTTATGTCCTGTGGCATGCCAACCAGGCGGCCCGTTATAACATTCTTAACGGCATCCGCCCTCCTGCCTCCGGCCACTGGCAACACAACATGCACGCGGATTGCATCGATTACCAGATAGAAGCCGATTACGCCGGCCTGATGAGCCCCGGCATGCCCAACGCCGCTTCCCGCATCAGTCATAAGATCGGGCATATCATGAACTATGGCAACGGCTGGTACGGCGGCGTATATGTAGGCGCCATGTACGCACAGGCTTTCGTCTCCAACGATATCAAACAGATTGTGCGCGACGCGCTGCGCGTTATTCCGGCCAGGAGCAAGTTTTACCAGTGCATGTCCGATGTGATACGCTGGCACCGGCAGTATCCGGACGACTGGCACCGCACCTGGTTTGAACTGCAAAAGAAATGGTCTTCCGACGTCAGTTGCCCGGACGCCATCTTCAACCCGGTGAACATCGACGCTACGATCAACTGCGCTTACGTGATCATGGGATTATTGTACGGCAACGGCGACTACGCCAAAACACTGGAAGTGTCTACCCGCGCAGGTCAGGACGCGGACTGTAACCCTTCCACCGCCGGCGGTATCCTGGGCACTATGTTAGGATATGAAAAAATTCCGCAAAAATGGAAAGACGGGCTGGCAGGAGCAGAAGACATCGACTTTAAATATACCACCATCTCACTCAACAAAACCTACGATATCAGCTACCGTCACGCATTGGAAAATATCAAACGGAATGGCGGAAAAGAACAGGATGACAATGTGATCATCCCGCTGCAAACACCCGAAGCAGTGGCATTTGAAGAGAGTTTCCCCGGCCTGCTTCCTACTGATAAAAAAGAATTCCATGTAAACGGCAATGAGATCACGCTCACGATAGAAGGCAATGGCTTTGTATTAGGCGGCTATGCTGCGAAAAAAAGGGAAGTGGCAGACCATGTCATCACCGCCACGGTCAGCATTGATGGTCAGGTGACTGACACCATCCGCATGCCAACCAACTACCAGCTGCGTAAAGATGAAATCTGCCACCGGCTGGACCTGCCTGCTGGTAAACACATCATTAAAATACAGGTCACCAATCCGCATCCGGATTATGAACTACGTACAGGCTATTACGTGACCTTCCTGAGAAAGTAA
- the zwf gene encoding glucose-6-phosphate dehydrogenase — translation MKPRKAYPAAITIFGAKGDLTRRKLIPALYNLFIENHLPALFEIFCVDFQTVDEAAFKNDLLAGVNEFSRNGKAEPSKWADFAARISYLQGDFTKKETYVSLKSKVEDFEKSGKQRGNRMFYFAVAPRFIEVIAEALYTRKLCSNKVHDRIVVEKPFGTDLDTAKKLNRFLTKRFSEKQIYRIDHYLGKETVQNIMAFRFANFVFEPLWNKNYIDHIQISVAEQVSVGKRGGYYDAAGAMRDMIQNHLMQLLCIVAMECPGAYKAEAIRDAKTKVLKNIRPFTTPQVFKNVVRAQYTAGEVDDVPKIAYRQEEQVSPESTTETFVALKMMIDNPRWEGVPFFLRTGKSMARQSSVIVVQFKDSPHKIFKDDIVPNRLIISIQPELEISLLFESKVPGLQMKLVPVEMDFTYQEAYTESLPEAYEALLLDVLQGDATLFMRADQVEAAWKVVMPILDAWKKSPSKQLHFYESGTWGPAAAGNLLKPYAKEWYRLPSRETVKKLAVNK, via the coding sequence ATGAAACCTAGAAAAGCATATCCTGCCGCCATCACAATTTTCGGCGCCAAGGGCGATCTTACCCGTCGTAAGCTGATCCCGGCGCTGTATAATTTGTTTATAGAGAACCATCTTCCCGCTTTGTTCGAGATCTTCTGTGTGGATTTTCAGACAGTAGATGAAGCTGCATTTAAAAACGACCTGCTTGCCGGTGTGAATGAATTCAGTCGCAATGGCAAGGCGGAACCGTCGAAATGGGCCGACTTTGCCGCACGTATCAGTTATCTGCAAGGGGATTTCACCAAAAAAGAAACCTATGTCTCCCTGAAATCAAAAGTGGAAGACTTTGAGAAAAGCGGCAAGCAGCGGGGCAACCGTATGTTTTATTTCGCTGTGGCGCCACGGTTTATAGAAGTGATCGCCGAAGCGTTGTACACCCGCAAATTGTGCAGCAATAAAGTGCATGACCGCATCGTGGTGGAAAAGCCGTTCGGTACCGACCTGGACACTGCGAAGAAACTGAACCGCTTTCTTACCAAACGGTTTTCAGAGAAACAGATATACCGAATTGATCACTACCTGGGCAAGGAAACGGTGCAGAACATTATGGCGTTCCGTTTCGCCAATTTCGTATTTGAGCCGTTATGGAATAAAAACTACATCGATCATATACAAATCAGTGTAGCCGAACAGGTGAGTGTGGGCAAACGCGGCGGCTACTACGACGCTGCCGGCGCCATGCGCGATATGATACAAAACCACCTGATGCAGCTGCTGTGTATCGTGGCCATGGAATGCCCCGGCGCTTATAAGGCCGAAGCTATCCGTGATGCCAAAACCAAAGTGCTGAAAAATATCCGTCCTTTTACCACGCCACAGGTATTTAAAAATGTGGTGCGGGCACAATATACCGCCGGAGAGGTGGACGATGTGCCCAAAATCGCTTATCGCCAGGAGGAGCAGGTATCACCAGAATCGACTACCGAAACATTCGTGGCGCTGAAGATGATGATCGACAACCCCCGCTGGGAGGGAGTTCCTTTCTTCCTGCGCACGGGCAAGTCCATGGCGCGGCAGTCTTCCGTGATCGTGGTGCAGTTCAAGGATTCACCGCATAAGATCTTCAAAGACGACATCGTTCCCAACAGGCTGATCATCAGCATACAGCCGGAGCTGGAAATCAGCCTGCTGTTTGAAAGCAAGGTGCCAGGCCTGCAAATGAAGCTGGTACCGGTGGAGATGGACTTTACTTACCAGGAAGCCTATACGGAGTCGCTCCCGGAAGCGTACGAAGCGCTGCTGCTGGACGTGCTGCAGGGCGATGCCACGCTCTTTATGCGTGCCGACCAGGTGGAAGCTGCCTGGAAAGTGGTGATGCCTATTCTCGATGCCTGGAAGAAATCACCGTCCAAACAGTTACATTTTTATGAATCCGGTACCTGGGGGCCCGCTGCTGCCGGCAATCTGCTGAAACCATACGCCAAAGAGTGGTACAGGCTTCCTTCCCGGGAAACCGTTAAAAAGCTGGCCGTTAACAAGTAA
- a CDS encoding serine hydrolase domain-containing protein: MKDLSLFILLTICATGMACKKDTTGGKPATPGYEAVDKILDDSVPVRFGGKCYTVIHVDGKEVYTRSYGGFDGNTRQLVASCSKWLSGAVVMSLVDEGKLKLTDTVGKFLPVFTANGKGNITIAQLFSHTSGFPGNSTQGYESNPALTMEAAVNAIAQNVALDNPPGKVFYYGGVSMQIAGRICEVVSGKSWSELAAAKIFVPCGMTSTDYGISANPLVAGGARSTANDYMKFLDMLANKGVTTNGTRVLSEAAVTAMEQGQITGSTVGYSPYPLAWLNTANFYGIGNWRDYTGPGDVIIESSSPGAFGSAPWINYPKKITGMIFTFIINDGYLTTAPTYIKVKTTVRNIVQ, encoded by the coding sequence ATGAAAGATTTATCCCTGTTCATCCTGCTAACAATATGTGCTACAGGCATGGCCTGTAAAAAAGACACGACCGGCGGCAAACCTGCTACTCCCGGCTACGAGGCTGTGGATAAAATACTGGATGATTCCGTACCGGTGAGGTTCGGCGGAAAGTGTTATACCGTTATTCATGTTGATGGAAAGGAAGTATATACCCGGAGCTATGGCGGCTTTGACGGCAATACCCGGCAACTGGTCGCCTCCTGCTCCAAATGGCTGTCAGGCGCGGTAGTCATGAGCCTTGTAGATGAAGGGAAGCTGAAGCTGACAGATACCGTAGGGAAATTTCTGCCGGTATTTACGGCCAACGGCAAAGGAAATATAACGATCGCACAACTGTTTTCCCATACATCCGGATTTCCCGGCAATTCCACGCAGGGCTATGAATCCAATCCGGCATTGACAATGGAAGCAGCCGTAAATGCCATCGCGCAGAATGTGGCGTTGGACAACCCTCCCGGCAAGGTGTTTTATTACGGCGGTGTCAGTATGCAGATAGCAGGACGCATCTGCGAAGTAGTCAGTGGTAAAAGCTGGAGTGAGCTGGCTGCCGCGAAAATATTCGTCCCCTGCGGGATGACCAGCACAGATTACGGTATCAGCGCCAACCCCCTGGTGGCCGGCGGCGCGCGCAGTACCGCCAACGACTATATGAAATTCCTGGACATGCTCGCCAATAAAGGAGTGACCACCAACGGCACACGGGTGCTCAGCGAAGCGGCGGTCACCGCGATGGAACAGGGACAGATAACCGGATCAACAGTGGGATACAGTCCCTATCCGCTGGCATGGCTCAACACCGCCAATTTTTACGGCATCGGCAACTGGCGTGACTATACCGGTCCCGGCGATGTGATCATCGAAAGCAGCAGCCCCGGCGCCTTTGGCAGCGCTCCGTGGATCAACTACCCCAAAAAGATAACGGGCATGATCTTCACCTTCATTATCAATGACGGCTATCTCACTACGGCCCCCACTTATATCAAAGTGAAGACCACAGTGAGAAATATCGTTCAGTAA